The Parvibaculaceae bacterium PLY_AMNH_Bact1 genome window below encodes:
- a CDS encoding DUF1932 domain-containing protein (Derived by automated computational analysis using gene prediction method: Protein Homology.) gives MTKIGVLGMGGMGHRIAAELKAAGHDVLTCLESRAPLSRRRAEDAQVRDVDNLEALVRDAEIILSILPPEHAPGFAADIAFACHIANSFPVFVDCNAVSPETATCIGETLEKSGAIFIDGGIIGMPPQNGLRPSLYVSGSNLDVLAPLDGHGVDIKHAGATIGQASGIKMCYAALTKGQMTLHAAVLMLAHALDLFEPLSAELELSQSDAWQRMQFTTPFIAPDSGRWVGEMHEIAATFRQARLPAGFHEAAAQVFEAAAATPLADATRETADFSTPLSDVVALYTNACQAALPQDR, from the coding sequence ATGACCAAGATTGGTGTTTTGGGCATGGGTGGTATGGGCCACCGGATCGCGGCTGAATTGAAAGCGGCAGGGCATGATGTCCTCACCTGTCTGGAAAGTCGCGCGCCCCTTTCGCGGAGGCGGGCCGAAGACGCCCAGGTTCGCGATGTAGATAACCTGGAAGCGTTGGTGCGTGATGCTGAGATCATTCTGTCCATCCTCCCCCCTGAACATGCCCCTGGCTTTGCCGCTGACATCGCCTTCGCGTGTCACATAGCAAACTCATTTCCCGTTTTCGTCGATTGCAATGCAGTCTCCCCGGAGACCGCTACGTGCATCGGAGAGACCCTTGAAAAGTCAGGCGCCATATTTATTGATGGTGGCATTATCGGGATGCCACCGCAAAATGGTTTACGCCCGAGCCTCTATGTCAGCGGGAGTAACCTTGATGTGCTCGCACCTCTGGACGGCCACGGGGTAGACATCAAGCATGCCGGAGCAACGATAGGCCAGGCGTCCGGTATCAAGATGTGCTATGCAGCGCTCACCAAAGGACAGATGACGCTTCACGCAGCTGTTCTGATGCTTGCCCACGCACTCGATCTGTTTGAGCCGCTCTCCGCCGAGCTGGAGCTCAGCCAGAGTGATGCCTGGCAACGCATGCAGTTTACGACGCCCTTCATTGCACCGGATTCCGGCAGGTGGGTCGGTGAGATGCATGAAATCGCGGCCACCTTTCGACAGGCACGCTTGCCAGCAGGTTTCCATGAAGCAGCCGCTCAAGTGTTTGAAGCCGCAGCTGCCACGCCTCTGGCTGACGCAACACGGGAGACGGCGGATTTCAGCACTCCCTTAAGCGATGTTGTCGCCCTCTATACAAATGCCTGTCAGGCGGCACTCCCCCAAGACCGTTAA
- a CDS encoding HU family DNA-binding protein (Derived by automated computational analysis using gene prediction method: Protein Homology.), whose product MSKADFIERVADAGDLSKAEAKRAVELVFGQIEAGLKASKKEGKYTIGTFGTFSVSKRKARMGRNPRTGEAIKIKASKTLRFRPSSQLKESAGC is encoded by the coding sequence ATGAGCAAAGCAGACTTTATTGAACGCGTTGCAGACGCTGGCGATCTGAGCAAAGCAGAAGCAAAGCGTGCTGTGGAACTGGTATTCGGTCAAATCGAAGCCGGTCTCAAAGCATCTAAGAAAGAAGGCAAATACACGATCGGTACGTTCGGAACATTTTCTGTTTCTAAGCGTAAAGCCCGCATGGGTCGTAACCCACGCACTGGCGAAGCGATCAAGATCAAAGCATCGAAGACATTGCGTTTCCGCCCGTCTTCACAGCTGAAAGAGTCAGCTGGCTGCTGA